In Fluviispira sanaruensis, a genomic segment contains:
- the tuf gene encoding elongation factor Tu, with protein MAKEKFERSKPHMNIGTIGHVDHGKTTLTAAISAVLATRQGKVATKFDEIDKAPEEKARGITINASHIEYETPNRHYAHVDCPGHADYVKNMITGAAQMDGAILVCAATDGPMPQTREHILLARQVNVPYIVVFLNKCDIADPELTDLVEMEIRELLSKYGFPGDDTPVIRGSALAALQAPGDEKAGKAIVELMDAVDSFIKEPPRPIDKPFLMPIEDVFSISGRGTVCTGRIEQGMCKVGEELEIVGIKPTSKTICTGVEMFRKVLDQGQAGDNVGVLLRGTKREDVERGQVLAKPGSIKPFKKFTAQIYVLNKDEGGRHKPFFKGYRPQFYFRTTDVTGVVDLPANVEMVVPGDNVEITVELITPVAMEPGLRFAIREGGRTVGSGAVGKCIE; from the coding sequence GTGGCAAAGGAAAAATTTGAGCGTTCCAAGCCTCATATGAATATCGGTACCATTGGTCACGTTGACCACGGTAAGACCACTCTTACAGCTGCTATCTCTGCTGTTCTCGCTACACGTCAAGGTAAAGTTGCTACTAAATTCGACGAAATCGACAAAGCGCCAGAAGAAAAAGCTCGTGGTATTACCATTAACGCGTCTCACATTGAGTACGAAACCCCTAACCGTCACTACGCACACGTTGACTGTCCTGGTCACGCTGACTACGTAAAGAACATGATCACTGGTGCCGCTCAGATGGACGGAGCAATCCTCGTTTGTGCAGCAACTGACGGTCCAATGCCTCAAACTCGCGAGCACATCTTGCTTGCGCGTCAGGTGAACGTTCCTTATATCGTTGTTTTCTTGAACAAGTGCGATATTGCTGACCCTGAATTAACAGATCTCGTTGAAATGGAAATCCGTGAACTTCTTAGCAAGTACGGTTTCCCTGGTGACGACACCCCTGTTATTCGTGGATCCGCTCTTGCTGCTCTTCAAGCTCCTGGCGACGAAAAAGCTGGTAAAGCAATTGTTGAACTTATGGACGCAGTTGACTCTTTCATTAAAGAGCCACCACGCCCAATCGACAAACCTTTCCTTATGCCAATTGAAGATGTCTTCTCAATTTCTGGCCGCGGTACTGTTTGTACTGGTCGTATTGAACAAGGTATGTGTAAAGTTGGTGAAGAGCTTGAAATCGTTGGTATTAAGCCAACTTCCAAGACTATCTGTACTGGTGTTGAAATGTTCCGTAAGGTTCTTGACCAAGGTCAAGCAGGCGACAACGTTGGTGTTCTTCTTCGTGGTACAAAACGTGAAGACGTTGAACGCGGCCAAGTTCTTGCTAAACCAGGATCTATCAAACCATTCAAGAAGTTTACTGCGCAAATCTACGTTCTTAATAAGGACGAAGGTGGACGCCATAAACCTTTCTTCAAAGGTTACCGCCCACAATTTTATTTCCGTACAACTGACGTAACTGGTGTTGTTGATCTTCCAGCTAACGTTGAAATGGTTGTTCCTGGTGATAACGTTGAAATCACTGTTGAACTTATTACTCCAGTAGCTATGGAGCCAGGTCTACGCTTTGCGATTCGCGAAGGCGGCCGTACTGTTGGTTCAGGCGCTGTTGGTAAGTGCATCGAGTAA
- a CDS encoding dienelactone hydrolase family protein, with protein sequence MKAYDIDYRVEDTICRGYCIEPQAEGRKLPGILMFTDFWGLNSRQKKVAEKWANLGAVVLVADLYGEQKTGTSFEDSGKLMHAAIENEEAFNKRVFAAYELLKKNAMVNNDHLYSIGYCFGGAVSLKLARISEGLRGVISVHGLLTSQIRVPANKKMPKMLILNGARDGMVPDSDIKCFHEEMIACNADFTFVSFGQSTHAFTNLDAAGNTVTAYNYSADKRTDIYVREFLRENF encoded by the coding sequence ATGAAGGCGTATGATATTGATTACCGAGTGGAAGATACTATTTGCCGTGGATATTGCATTGAACCACAAGCGGAAGGTAGGAAACTTCCTGGTATCTTAATGTTCACCGATTTTTGGGGGCTCAACAGTCGACAAAAAAAGGTTGCTGAAAAATGGGCAAATCTTGGTGCCGTCGTGCTCGTTGCTGATCTTTATGGAGAACAAAAAACAGGAACTTCTTTCGAAGATTCTGGTAAACTTATGCATGCTGCAATTGAAAATGAAGAAGCCTTTAATAAAAGAGTTTTTGCAGCTTACGAACTTCTGAAGAAAAATGCCATGGTAAATAATGATCATTTATATTCAATTGGATATTGTTTCGGTGGAGCTGTTTCTTTAAAACTTGCGCGTATAAGTGAAGGGTTAAGAGGTGTTATCAGTGTTCATGGTTTATTAACGAGTCAAATAAGAGTGCCTGCAAATAAAAAAATGCCAAAAATGCTTATATTGAATGGAGCGCGCGATGGGATGGTGCCTGACTCCGATATTAAATGTTTTCATGAAGAAATGATTGCTTGTAATGCTGATTTTACTTTCGTTTCTTTTGGGCAAAGTACACATGCTTTTACCAATCTCGATGCTGCTGGTAATACTGTGACTGCATATAATTATTCAGCAGATAAAAGAACGGATATCTATGTGAGAGAGTTTTTACGAGAAAACTTTTAA
- a CDS encoding substrate-binding periplasmic protein — MKKIFLQFLLVLFLISLNCFSYSSEKLTLITGNDFAPYTDEKLKSGGMYTSFVKEIFKRLKVNYKIEFLPWARGYDMVKRNKADVTFPYAKTEERKKEVKYSNVSLVNGNIFIYANVKHKNKKNFADFKNTTLCNPIGYYKEDALIKLIEKKEITEISKFDAKSCLLAIIKNEADFMTTNDAYMNSVSVKKINSMNKVVPIGERINQLKLYVIFKKEMDNKFINQFDEEAKKFMQTNDYKEILESF; from the coding sequence ATGAAAAAAATATTTCTACAATTTTTATTAGTTTTATTTTTGATAAGTTTAAACTGCTTTTCATATAGTTCTGAAAAACTAACTTTAATTACAGGCAACGATTTCGCGCCATATACAGATGAAAAACTAAAAAGTGGTGGAATGTATACCTCTTTTGTCAAAGAAATTTTTAAGCGCCTTAAAGTAAATTACAAAATTGAATTTCTACCATGGGCGCGTGGTTATGACATGGTAAAAAGGAATAAAGCCGATGTAACATTCCCATATGCTAAGACAGAAGAGCGAAAAAAAGAAGTTAAATATTCAAACGTCAGCCTAGTAAATGGCAATATTTTTATATATGCAAATGTTAAGCATAAAAACAAAAAGAATTTTGCAGATTTTAAAAATACGACTTTATGCAATCCAATTGGCTATTATAAAGAAGATGCTTTAATAAAGTTAATTGAAAAAAAAGAAATAACTGAAATTTCAAAATTTGATGCAAAATCATGTCTTTTAGCAATTATCAAAAATGAAGCAGATTTTATGACCACAAATGATGCTTATATGAACTCGGTTTCGGTTAAAAAAATAAACTCCATGAATAAAGTCGTGCCCATTGGAGAAAGAATTAACCAATTAAAACTATATGTTATTTTTAAAAAGGAAATGGATAATAAGTTTATAAATCAATTCGATGAAGAAGCTAAAAAATTTATGCAAACCAATGACTATAAAGAGATCTTAGAATCTTTTTAA
- the greB gene encoding transcription elongation factor GreB, with the protein MKLKSEESKNPVNLITPEGYKKLIDEFTELSKIERPAVVQEVSAAAKQGDRSENAEYQYGKKRLREIDRRLRFLDKRISLARIVNPQEQVGDKILFGATVTLKNMDGKKVIYQIVGEDEANLSLKKVSWKSPLGNELLNKKVGEIAVVEAPVGLREYEIVDFIFK; encoded by the coding sequence ATGAAATTAAAAAGCGAAGAGTCTAAGAATCCTGTGAATCTGATTACCCCAGAGGGTTATAAAAAACTGATTGATGAATTTACTGAACTTTCTAAAATTGAGCGCCCAGCTGTTGTGCAAGAGGTCTCTGCGGCAGCAAAACAAGGTGATCGGTCTGAAAATGCAGAATATCAATATGGGAAAAAGAGATTGAGAGAAATTGATAGAAGACTTCGTTTTTTAGATAAAAGAATTTCCTTGGCGAGAATTGTCAATCCGCAAGAGCAAGTAGGAGATAAAATACTATTTGGTGCGACTGTTACTTTAAAGAATATGGATGGTAAAAAAGTCATTTATCAAATTGTAGGGGAAGACGAAGCAAATTTAAGCTTAAAAAAGGTGAGTTGGAAATCGCCTTTAGGCAATGAGTTGTTAAACAAAAAGGTTGGGGAAATTGCTGTGGTGGAAGCACCCGTAGGTCTGCGTGAGTATGAAATTGTAGATTTTATTTTTAAATAA
- a CDS encoding PepSY domain-containing protein, producing MIKMSLALISSSIFTLVTLSAEAGSTAKSNDLINSLTVGVTPLPELIESGNGLYRADGVAEIVSEDNFRTADSNLAKNLKNSESKKDTSIVIAREYLKLNASKYGLNTDDIDELKVTDTRLNETFSVVRFEQRINDVPVYGSEIAVTVTYDGKVTFVASNTVTGLAKIKFSTGKFIEKEKAIEVAKKHLGVARLSSKKAELVIFKAEDLRQYDAWQVKLIPKDGPKGDWEIIIDAVSGKILRSENRVMHAKGTAKVYKTDPLAFLGKKYGIPGLVDNTTNPTSANTAQSPTDSPELTSARVAVTLEDITLKDGNYSLAGLYAVCSDFEPPTDSACPVQNKQDFDFTRTHVSFDGVNAYYAIDSYMRYVNEALNVKVMPYQYKGGVQFDPHGLNGDDNSHFIPSTGRVAFGQGGVDDAEDVAVVIHELGHGIHDWLTRGNAGNDGQNGIGEGTGDYLAAGYLRDKQESKWKPTDTEYQWVMRWDGHNPFWGGRVTNWNVGRTYPKDVVNTGSPHTAGQYWSSCNMAARDRIGAKEMDKVFLNGLSKTVRTTNQKGAAQAIIDAAKDMKYTQDQINKIAEAYNTACTYGVTVPKALDPIEGE from the coding sequence ATGATTAAAATGTCTTTGGCATTGATAAGTTCTTCTATCTTTACTTTAGTTACTTTATCTGCAGAAGCAGGAAGTACTGCAAAATCGAATGACTTGATCAACTCCCTTACTGTTGGAGTAACTCCCTTACCAGAGCTGATTGAGAGTGGAAATGGTCTGTATCGTGCAGATGGAGTAGCAGAAATTGTTTCTGAAGATAATTTTAGGACTGCAGATTCAAATTTGGCTAAGAATCTCAAAAATTCTGAAAGTAAAAAAGATACATCAATTGTAATTGCTCGTGAGTATCTAAAATTAAATGCGAGCAAATATGGTTTAAATACTGATGATATTGACGAACTTAAGGTAACGGATACGAGATTGAATGAAACGTTTTCAGTTGTAAGATTTGAGCAACGGATAAATGATGTTCCTGTGTATGGAAGTGAAATTGCTGTAACGGTAACGTATGATGGTAAAGTTACATTTGTAGCAAGTAATACAGTAACTGGTCTTGCTAAAATTAAATTTTCAACAGGTAAATTTATTGAGAAAGAAAAAGCTATTGAAGTTGCTAAAAAGCATCTTGGTGTTGCACGCTTGAGTTCTAAAAAAGCAGAACTTGTAATATTTAAAGCAGAAGATCTGCGTCAATATGACGCTTGGCAAGTTAAATTAATTCCTAAAGATGGTCCAAAAGGTGATTGGGAAATTATTATCGATGCTGTTTCAGGAAAAATTCTTCGCTCTGAAAATAGAGTGATGCATGCAAAAGGAACAGCAAAAGTTTATAAAACTGATCCTTTGGCTTTCTTAGGTAAAAAATATGGAATCCCAGGTTTAGTTGATAATACGACCAATCCAACTTCAGCAAATACTGCGCAAAGTCCTACAGATTCTCCAGAACTCACATCAGCACGTGTTGCTGTTACTTTAGAAGATATCACTCTTAAGGATGGAAATTATTCTCTTGCAGGTCTATATGCAGTGTGCTCTGATTTTGAACCACCAACAGACAGCGCTTGTCCTGTGCAAAATAAACAGGATTTTGATTTTACTCGTACGCATGTGAGCTTTGATGGAGTCAATGCCTATTATGCTATTGATTCCTATATGCGGTATGTCAACGAAGCTTTGAACGTAAAAGTCATGCCCTATCAGTATAAAGGTGGAGTTCAATTTGACCCACATGGTTTGAATGGAGATGACAATTCTCATTTCATTCCAAGCACAGGTAGAGTCGCTTTTGGCCAAGGTGGAGTTGATGATGCAGAAGATGTTGCTGTTGTTATTCATGAATTGGGGCATGGAATTCATGATTGGTTAACTCGTGGCAATGCAGGTAACGATGGACAAAATGGTATAGGTGAAGGCACTGGGGATTATTTAGCTGCAGGTTATTTACGTGATAAGCAAGAAAGCAAATGGAAGCCAACGGATACAGAGTATCAATGGGTTATGCGTTGGGATGGACACAATCCTTTTTGGGGTGGGCGCGTGACAAACTGGAATGTCGGCCGCACTTATCCTAAAGATGTTGTAAATACAGGCTCGCCACACACCGCGGGTCAATATTGGTCATCTTGCAATATGGCAGCACGTGATAGAATTGGGGCAAAGGAAATGGATAAAGTTTTCTTAAATGGCCTCTCAAAAACAGTGCGCACAACCAATCAAAAAGGTGCGGCACAAGCTATTATAGATGCAGCTAAAGATATGAAATACACTCAAGATCAAATTAATAAAATTGCTGAAGCATATAATACAGCTTGTACATATGGTGTCACTGTGCCAAAAGCGCTTGATCCAATAGAAGGTGAATAA
- a CDS encoding response regulator: protein MKNNNILIVDDSEFDRNILVDGLRQKGGYKTFHADNDKQCFKILKKNNINLILMDIMMPGKLGSELLEKIRETHNSLELPIIMVTAKGDASDIIDCLQKGANDYIKKPVHFDIAVTRISTHLKLAELSKEMTKLKKIEALNAMVATYNHEINNPLAIAINCLESPELRDTEIGKKLNDSLWRIADIVKKIGNIGESLDIELEEYAFKTKMIKIEKALKS from the coding sequence ATGAAAAATAATAATATTTTAATTGTCGATGACAGTGAATTTGACAGAAATATTTTAGTGGATGGGTTAAGACAAAAAGGAGGCTACAAAACCTTTCATGCAGATAATGATAAACAATGTTTTAAAATATTAAAAAAAAATAATATCAATTTAATATTGATGGATATTATGATGCCAGGAAAATTAGGTTCAGAGCTTCTTGAAAAAATCAGAGAAACTCATAATTCACTCGAACTTCCTATTATTATGGTTACAGCTAAAGGGGATGCATCTGACATAATTGATTGTCTACAAAAAGGAGCCAATGATTATATTAAAAAACCCGTGCACTTTGATATTGCTGTTACACGTATCTCAACTCATTTAAAGCTTGCAGAACTTTCAAAAGAAATGACAAAATTAAAAAAAATTGAAGCATTAAATGCTATGGTAGCAACTTATAATCACGAAATAAATAACCCTCTAGCAATAGCAATAAACTGTTTAGAAAGCCCTGAGTTAAGGGATACAGAGATCGGAAAGAAACTAAATGATTCCTTATGGAGAATAGCAGATATAGTAAAAAAAATTGGTAATATTGGAGAAAGTCTTGATATAGAATTAGAAGAATACGCTTTTAAAACAAAAATGATCAAAATAGAAAAAGCCCTCAAGAGTTAA
- a CDS encoding ATP-binding protein, with the protein MKKAVIGPDEYERQKTLNNYFILDSESENVFDDITLLASSICQTPIALVSLIDKDRQWFKSRFGLNAKETHRDISFCGHAIHEEKVFEIPDAQQDPRFVDNPLVTGAPYIRFYAGAPLVAANGHAIGTLCVIDKKPKILNDEQKKSLEKLANHIIHILDLRIANTNFYEINNHFNDIFQNVINAMIIADIRGNIHELNKAALDFFTLTATELHNSNDLFSQYNLIDEFENPFFATKNPIDYSFKYRENQKNIIIGLKKETEKTRWIRMNTSLIYSPKENEPIFTIYEFSDITEQKEMSDAVKMIQKEILEQRIFLDIILQNIPSGIIVKDMKNDLRINVWNKGAERILMRSADETVGRTVFELYPEENAKKIIEWDLKAFHSGELVEIEAAETIVPIKGKLLLHTRKIALITNPSEKPRFMLTIIDDVTELYKAKEAALIAAKSKSEFLANMSHEIRTPMNGIIGMCNLMLEEATNSKQIEKLKTIQNCSYLLLDIINNILDLSKIEAKKIDIEKIPFHLENTIFEVIELFHAQAQKKNIKLTYTRDKSIPEWIKGDPTRFRQILMNLVSNALKFTTKGFIKIQSKGKILGNNNIQIEIVVKDSGIGIPKDAFDKLFKEFSQADSSTTRKFGGSGLGLAICKGLCENMGGSIRVESKIAEGSSFIFNFMADLTLNNDEYIIDKFIKDVNYEFSPKSTLKILVAEDNIINQQVILGYLDKLGYQADLALNGNKVLEYLENKNYDLILMDCHMPELDGYETTKKITEKFKNKRRPRILALTASTMQSDIDRCFSSGMDGYISKPINLETLRKNLNTNNSILNKNEKIINRKKTEKNIVSFNKNNFLLNFDGMEELAQKTIENFLSILPKYLTKIKNAIDNKSYENLEKSAHTLNGALSYFYADKSIEFCKKIEDMGRKKKIIDALVMYKNLNTELIKLKRELKKFKKDHF; encoded by the coding sequence ATGAAAAAAGCAGTCATAGGCCCAGATGAATACGAACGGCAAAAAACTCTTAACAATTATTTTATTTTAGATTCTGAATCTGAAAATGTGTTTGATGATATTACCCTGCTTGCCTCTAGTATTTGCCAAACCCCCATAGCGCTGGTCAGTCTCATAGATAAAGACAGACAGTGGTTTAAATCACGTTTCGGACTCAACGCCAAAGAAACACATCGGGACATCTCTTTTTGTGGTCATGCCATACACGAAGAGAAAGTTTTTGAAATTCCTGATGCACAACAAGACCCTCGCTTTGTTGATAACCCTCTTGTGACCGGTGCACCATATATCCGCTTTTATGCAGGAGCACCTCTTGTCGCTGCCAATGGACACGCTATTGGCACATTGTGTGTCATAGACAAAAAACCTAAGATTTTAAACGATGAACAAAAAAAATCTCTAGAAAAACTAGCCAATCATATTATCCATATTTTAGATCTGCGCATCGCAAATACTAATTTTTATGAAATAAATAACCACTTCAATGATATTTTTCAGAATGTTATAAATGCGATGATAATAGCAGATATAAGAGGCAATATTCACGAACTCAACAAAGCAGCTCTTGATTTTTTTACATTAACTGCGACAGAATTACATAACAGTAATGATCTTTTTTCTCAGTATAATTTAATCGACGAATTTGAAAATCCCTTTTTTGCAACTAAAAACCCAATTGATTATTCATTTAAATATAGAGAAAATCAAAAAAATATTATTATCGGTCTCAAAAAAGAAACCGAGAAAACCCGTTGGATCAGAATGAATACTTCTCTTATCTATTCTCCAAAAGAAAACGAACCTATATTTACAATATATGAATTCTCAGATATTACCGAACAGAAAGAAATGTCTGACGCAGTGAAAATGATTCAAAAAGAAATTCTTGAACAAAGAATTTTCCTAGATATTATTTTGCAAAATATACCATCAGGAATCATTGTTAAGGACATGAAAAATGACCTGCGTATAAATGTCTGGAATAAGGGTGCAGAAAGAATTTTAATGCGCTCAGCAGATGAAACAGTTGGAAGAACAGTATTTGAACTATATCCTGAAGAAAATGCAAAAAAAATCATAGAATGGGATCTGAAGGCTTTTCATTCAGGAGAGCTTGTTGAAATTGAAGCAGCAGAAACTATTGTTCCGATTAAAGGAAAATTACTCCTACATACGAGAAAAATAGCCTTAATAACAAATCCATCCGAAAAACCACGTTTTATGTTGACCATTATAGATGATGTTACAGAACTGTATAAAGCAAAAGAAGCTGCATTGATTGCTGCTAAATCGAAATCTGAGTTTTTGGCCAATATGAGTCATGAAATTCGCACGCCAATGAATGGAATTATTGGTATGTGCAACTTAATGTTAGAAGAAGCAACAAATTCTAAACAGATTGAGAAACTAAAAACAATTCAAAACTGTAGTTATCTACTCTTAGATATAATAAATAATATCCTCGATTTGTCAAAAATCGAAGCCAAAAAGATTGATATTGAAAAAATTCCTTTTCATTTGGAAAATACAATTTTTGAAGTTATAGAATTATTTCATGCGCAAGCCCAAAAAAAGAATATTAAATTAACATACACTCGAGACAAATCAATTCCAGAATGGATTAAAGGTGATCCTACGCGTTTTAGACAAATTCTTATGAACCTAGTATCTAACGCTCTTAAATTTACAACAAAAGGATTCATTAAAATACAATCCAAAGGGAAAATATTAGGAAATAATAATATTCAAATTGAAATAGTTGTAAAAGACTCTGGAATTGGTATTCCCAAAGACGCATTTGATAAACTATTTAAAGAGTTTTCCCAAGCTGACTCTTCGACCACCCGAAAATTTGGCGGATCAGGTTTAGGTTTAGCGATTTGCAAAGGCTTATGTGAAAACATGGGAGGATCAATAAGAGTCGAAAGCAAAATTGCTGAAGGATCTAGTTTTATTTTTAATTTTATGGCTGATTTAACTTTAAATAATGATGAATATATAATTGATAAATTTATTAAAGATGTAAATTATGAATTTAGTCCAAAAAGTACTCTCAAAATTTTAGTTGCTGAAGATAATATAATTAATCAACAAGTTATTCTTGGTTACCTTGATAAATTAGGATATCAAGCGGACTTGGCTTTAAATGGCAATAAAGTTTTAGAATATCTTGAAAACAAAAACTATGATCTTATTCTCATGGACTGCCATATGCCTGAACTTGATGGTTATGAGACCACAAAAAAAATTACCGAGAAATTTAAAAATAAGCGTCGTCCACGGATTCTTGCATTAACCGCAAGCACTATGCAATCAGATATTGATAGGTGTTTTTCCAGTGGAATGGATGGCTATATAAGCAAGCCAATAAATTTAGAGACTCTTAGAAAAAATTTAAATACAAATAATTCCATCTTAAATAAAAATGAAAAAATAATTAATAGAAAGAAAACTGAAAAAAATATAGTTTCATTCAATAAAAATAATTTTTTATTGAATTTTGATGGAATGGAAGAGTTAGCACAAAAAACCATTGAGAATTTTCTCTCTATTCTTCCAAAATATTTAACAAAAATTAAAAATGCAATTGATAATAAAAGCTATGAGAATTTAGAAAAATCTGCACACACTTTAAATGGAGCACTTTCTTATTTTTATGCCGATAAATCTATAGAGTTTTGTAAAAAAATAGAAGATATGGGACGAAAAAAAAAGATAATAGATGCTTTGGTAATGTATAAAAATTTGAACACTGAGCTCATAAAATTAAAACGTGAATTAAAAAAATTTAAAAAGGATCATTTTTAA
- a CDS encoding tetratricopeptide repeat protein → MSKLIIGIIFLSILISISSCSGNILSSFADQNYQEQAEIDMQNGNYSSAQTKLINILTTDPNNYTVRSLLAACYAAQGGVIIYQVLSNAITSSSSYDINANPFGFTSAILPAPTAYILGQMQLAIDSMALIPAASMSSDMQFVESMFINLYLLLQLEELLTLLRAGTPWTAAQTTLVVNTYNTALSSNLSSTNPITQLFSAITTGISDTPGATQAQQIQNFLTFFV, encoded by the coding sequence ATGAGTAAATTAATTATTGGAATAATATTTTTGTCAATTTTAATAAGTATAAGTTCATGTAGTGGTAATATTTTATCATCTTTTGCAGATCAAAATTATCAAGAACAAGCAGAGATCGATATGCAAAATGGAAATTATAGCTCAGCACAGACAAAATTAATAAATATTTTAACAACAGATCCAAATAATTATACTGTAAGATCACTACTTGCTGCCTGTTATGCAGCGCAAGGTGGAGTTATTATTTATCAAGTGCTATCAAATGCAATCACAAGTTCAAGTTCATATGATATTAACGCCAATCCATTTGGTTTTACATCTGCAATTTTACCAGCTCCCACTGCATACATTTTAGGACAAATGCAATTGGCTATCGATTCAATGGCTCTTATTCCAGCGGCAAGTATGTCGAGTGATATGCAATTTGTTGAATCTATGTTTATTAATCTTTATTTATTGCTTCAATTAGAAGAATTATTAACTTTATTACGAGCTGGAACGCCATGGACAGCGGCACAAACAACTTTAGTCGTTAATACATATAACACTGCGCTTTCATCGAATCTTTCAAGTACGAATCCCATTACACAACTTTTTTCTGCGATTACAACTGGAATTTCAGACACTCCAGGTGCAACTCAAGCACAGCAAATTCAAAACTTTTTAACGTTTTTTGTGTAA
- a CDS encoding NAD(P)-dependent alcohol dehydrogenase, which produces MSLINAYAALDAKAKLKPFHIERREVGANDILIDIEYCGVCHSDIHTARNEWGQTQYPVVPGHEIAGKIAQVGNKVTKFKVGDSVGVGCMVGSCQNCPSCREGLEQYCDVGFVGTYNGVEKGRQGYTYGGYSSKIVVDEKFVLKIPDNIPLDKAAPLLCAGITTFSPLNHWKVTKGSKVAVIGLGGLGHMAVKIAVAMGAEVSVVSSSNKKKEDAFKFGAKEYINSSEQNALNEHLNKFDFILNTVSMHTDLGQYVALLKLDSTMVQVGAPEKPSAINVFPLIFRRRQLAGSLIGGIAETQEMLDFCSKHNVTPEIEIIEMNKINEAYERIIKGDVRYRFVIDIKSLNQD; this is translated from the coding sequence ATGAGTCTCATAAATGCCTATGCTGCACTCGATGCAAAAGCAAAACTAAAACCATTCCACATTGAGCGTCGGGAAGTGGGCGCAAACGATATTCTTATTGACATTGAATACTGTGGTGTCTGCCATAGCGATATTCACACAGCTCGAAATGAATGGGGTCAGACCCAATATCCCGTCGTTCCTGGACATGAAATCGCAGGTAAAATAGCGCAAGTAGGAAATAAAGTAACAAAATTTAAAGTGGGTGACAGTGTCGGAGTTGGCTGTATGGTTGGCTCTTGCCAAAACTGTCCATCATGTCGTGAAGGTCTTGAGCAATATTGTGATGTAGGTTTTGTCGGGACATACAATGGAGTTGAAAAAGGCAGACAAGGTTACACCTATGGAGGTTATTCTTCCAAAATAGTTGTCGATGAAAAGTTTGTTTTAAAAATTCCAGATAATATACCCCTCGACAAAGCAGCTCCACTTTTATGCGCTGGGATAACAACTTTCTCACCTTTAAATCACTGGAAAGTAACAAAAGGTTCAAAAGTTGCAGTAATCGGTTTAGGTGGTTTAGGGCATATGGCAGTGAAAATAGCTGTCGCAATGGGAGCAGAAGTTTCTGTGGTGAGCAGCTCGAATAAAAAGAAAGAAGATGCCTTTAAATTTGGAGCAAAAGAATATATCAATTCCTCAGAGCAAAACGCATTGAATGAGCATTTAAATAAATTTGATTTTATTTTAAATACTGTTTCTATGCATACGGATTTAGGCCAATATGTTGCCCTGCTAAAATTAGATTCAACCATGGTGCAAGTGGGAGCTCCGGAAAAACCAAGCGCAATTAATGTTTTCCCGCTCATATTCCGCCGCCGCCAACTTGCAGGTTCATTAATCGGCGGCATAGCAGAAACTCAAGAAATGCTCGATTTCTGTTCGAAACACAATGTAACACCTGAAATAGAAATCATAGAGATGAATAAAATTAATGAAGCATATGAAAGGATAATTAAAGGCGATGTTCGTTATCGATTTGTGATTGATATTAAATCATTGAACCAGGATTAA
- a CDS encoding gamma carbonic anhydrase family protein — translation MEQESMNLKNKSPFATITAYKEIMPKIPNSVFLADGARIIGDVELGENCSIWFNAVVRGDVHFIKVGENTNIQDGAVIHCTFQKNPTHIAKNVSIGHLAIVHGCTIEEGCLIGMGATIMDGVVVGRESIVGAGSLITQGTIIPPRSLVIGSPAKVVRQVKDDELKRVLDTTFRYLEYTKGFNYSNITK, via the coding sequence ATGGAACAGGAATCTATGAATTTAAAAAATAAAAGTCCTTTTGCAACAATCACAGCTTATAAAGAAATCATGCCTAAAATCCCAAATTCCGTTTTTTTGGCAGATGGAGCACGTATCATTGGTGATGTTGAGCTTGGGGAAAATTGCAGCATATGGTTTAATGCAGTTGTCCGCGGTGATGTCCATTTTATAAAAGTTGGTGAAAATACAAATATTCAAGACGGAGCAGTCATACACTGTACTTTCCAAAAAAACCCGACTCATATCGCTAAAAATGTCAGTATAGGCCATCTCGCAATTGTCCATGGCTGTACGATTGAAGAAGGATGCCTTATTGGCATGGGCGCCACAATTATGGATGGAGTTGTTGTTGGCAGAGAAAGTATAGTAGGAGCAGGAAGTCTCATTACCCAAGGGACAATAATTCCCCCAAGGAGTCTTGTCATCGGCTCACCTGCAAAAGTCGTACGCCAGGTTAAAGACGATGAGCTCAAGCGTGTCCTCGACACCACTTTCCGTTATCTAGAATACACAAAAGGCTTTAATTACAGCAATATAACCAAATAA